A genomic segment from Glycine max cultivar Williams 82 chromosome 1, Glycine_max_v4.0, whole genome shotgun sequence encodes:
- the LOC100788565 gene encoding pleckstrin homology-like domain-containing protein isoform X1, with amino-acid sequence MKRAESSQQHVRALNTQFASWVQTQLKNHPDELWEDGVRDYLDHASSIMEKFSDVVNWLKANATKAENSAADASAAFSGKKLLPEVIINENKSSGEKTGSTPVSTATNFTSSWSPGLFSNSQGIFGIGNQSSAISNQSLSPSNQSLAPFNNNASDDVDGENELEQPSSPSVKKSEEKGVVVVHEVKCKLYVKSSDPGDKDAWKDKGMGQLSIKCKEGVSKATKESKPTIVVRNEVGKVLLNALLYPGIKTNLQKNSLVAIFHTSGNADGSGGDNDSVVARTFLIRMKTEDDRNKLASTIKEYAPMS; translated from the exons ATGAAACGGGCGGAGTCATCACAGCAGCATGTGAGAGCTTTAAATACCCAGTTTGCAAG TTGGGTTCAAACACAACTAAAGAATCATCCTGATGAGCTTTGGGAAGATGGTGTCAGAGATTACTTAGATCATGCTTCAAGCATTATG GAAAAGTTTAGTGATGTTGTCAACTGGCTCAAAGCAAATGCCACTAAGGCAGAAAATTCGGCTGCTGATGCTAGTGCTGCTTTTTCTGGGAAAAAGCTCTTGCCTGAAGTAAtaatcaatgaaaataaatcttCTGGAGAAAAAACTGGGTCTACTCCTGTTAGTACTGCTACAAATTTTACTAGTTCTTGGAGCCCTGGATTATTTTCAAACAGTCAAGGCATTTTTGGAATTG GAAATCAAAGTTCGGCTATCTCTAATCAGAGTTTGTCTCCCTCTAATCAAAGTTTGGCTCCCTTTAACAACAATGCTTCAGATGATGTAGATGGTG AAAATGAGTTGGAGCAGCCTAGCAGCCCATCAGTTAAGAAGTCAGAAGAGAAAGGTGTAGTAGTTGTACATGAAGTAAAGTGCAAGCTTTATgtgaag TCAAGTGATCCAGGAGATAAAGATGCATGGAAAGATAAAGGAATGGGCCAACTGTCTATTAAATGCAAAGAGGGTGTCAGCAAGGCTACCAAAGAGTCCAAACCTACAATTGTTGTTCGAAATGAG GTAGGAAAAGTTCTTCTCAACGCCCTGTTGTATCCAGGAATCAAAACAAATCTGCAGAAGAACTCTCTTGTTGCAATATTCCATACTTCG GGTAATGCTGACGGAAGTGGTGGAGATAACGATAGTGTTGTTGCACGTACATTCTTGATCCGGATGAAAACAGAAGATGATCGAAATAAACTGGCTTCAACCATCAAAGAATATGCTCCAATGTCTTGA
- the LOC100788565 gene encoding pleckstrin homology-like domain-containing protein yields MKGSKRLAASEPNQIDTNETGFRNKRIMEGSLFDVHRAEPSQQPIVAAPPLDMKRAESSQQHVRALNTQFASWVQTQLKNHPDELWEDGVRDYLDHASSIMEKFSDVVNWLKANATKAENSAADASAAFSGKKLLPEVIINENKSSGEKTGSTPVSTATNFTSSWSPGLFSNSQGIFGIGNQSSAISNQSLSPSNQSLAPFNNNASDDVDGENELEQPSSPSVKKSEEKGVVVVHEVKCKLYVKSSDPGDKDAWKDKGMGQLSIKCKEGVSKATKESKPTIVVRNEVGKVLLNALLYPGIKTNLQKNSLVAIFHTSGNADGSGGDNDSVVARTFLIRMKTEDDRNKLASTIKEYAPMS; encoded by the exons ATGAAAGGTTCGAAGCGTTTGGCCGCGTCGGAACCCAACCAGATCGATACCAACGAAACGGGG TTCCGGAATAAAAGAATAATGGAAGGATCCCTCTTTGATGTCCATAGGGCCGAACCATCCCAACAACCAATTGTGGCAGCACCACCATTGGATATGAAACGGGCGGAGTCATCACAGCAGCATGTGAGAGCTTTAAATACCCAGTTTGCAAG TTGGGTTCAAACACAACTAAAGAATCATCCTGATGAGCTTTGGGAAGATGGTGTCAGAGATTACTTAGATCATGCTTCAAGCATTATG GAAAAGTTTAGTGATGTTGTCAACTGGCTCAAAGCAAATGCCACTAAGGCAGAAAATTCGGCTGCTGATGCTAGTGCTGCTTTTTCTGGGAAAAAGCTCTTGCCTGAAGTAAtaatcaatgaaaataaatcttCTGGAGAAAAAACTGGGTCTACTCCTGTTAGTACTGCTACAAATTTTACTAGTTCTTGGAGCCCTGGATTATTTTCAAACAGTCAAGGCATTTTTGGAATTG GAAATCAAAGTTCGGCTATCTCTAATCAGAGTTTGTCTCCCTCTAATCAAAGTTTGGCTCCCTTTAACAACAATGCTTCAGATGATGTAGATGGTG AAAATGAGTTGGAGCAGCCTAGCAGCCCATCAGTTAAGAAGTCAGAAGAGAAAGGTGTAGTAGTTGTACATGAAGTAAAGTGCAAGCTTTATgtgaag TCAAGTGATCCAGGAGATAAAGATGCATGGAAAGATAAAGGAATGGGCCAACTGTCTATTAAATGCAAAGAGGGTGTCAGCAAGGCTACCAAAGAGTCCAAACCTACAATTGTTGTTCGAAATGAG GTAGGAAAAGTTCTTCTCAACGCCCTGTTGTATCCAGGAATCAAAACAAATCTGCAGAAGAACTCTCTTGTTGCAATATTCCATACTTCG GGTAATGCTGACGGAAGTGGTGGAGATAACGATAGTGTTGTTGCACGTACATTCTTGATCCGGATGAAAACAGAAGATGATCGAAATAAACTGGCTTCAACCATCAAAGAATATGCTCCAATGTCTTGA
- the LOC102659854 gene encoding uncharacterized protein, with protein MASGSGKPRTYQMVVAKANHRKTRTLLLLKDYLRDDLSSCSSSGFRSLPRRQCCLQQLQPRASAKSVLQKALEALFNAIKSRNKGGVGVLSRSFFWKKASKRESISTCSLTDVEMEGSVTTTNTCSVTNSARVDSRGKKDWTKVKEQFSPVSVLDCPLFDDDEESTSPFSSPSRSTLEGAKHIQQRRHFNRVDLEKKMSWSELQEDESIYNYPTKPCPVLVSITSTQNENNNLLHDSVEKNALDLLTRVKNSISSVCLRIEMEKLLFDFFKQSIWENTDIKNSMKCHLCNVAEDWIRGQSHVQDLSLQTRKGREIYVKEMDKCGSWRTFEEEIQGLAMELEVEFSTRLVNELVVDLTMCFF; from the exons ATGGCTTCTGGTTCCGGTAAACCCCGCACTTATCAAATGGTGGTAGCCAAAGCCAATCATCGTAAAACTCGCACTCTTTTATTGCTCAAGGATTATCTGAGGGACGACCTAAGTTCGTGTTCATCCAGCGGTTTCAGATCACTCCCACGTCGACAATGCTGCCTGCAACAACTGCAACCTCGCGCTTCTGCTAAATCGGTTCTGCAGAAAGCTTTAGAGGCACTGTTCAACGCCATCAAATCCCGAAACAAAGGCGGTGTTGGTGTTCTTTCTAGAAGCTTCTTCTGGAAAAAAGCATCCAAGAGAGAGTCCATTTCCACTTGTTCGTTAACCGACGTTGAGATGGAAGGATCAGTAACGACAACCAACACCTGCTCCGTCACGAATTCCGCCAGG GTTGACTCTCGTGGAAAAAAGGATTGGACGAAGGTGAAGGAACAATTTAGTCCTGTATCGGTGTTAGACTGTCCATtatttgatgatgatgaagagtcTACATCTCCTTTCAGTTCCCCATCGCGTTCCACCCTGGAAG GAGCCAAACATATCCAGCAGCGTCGACATTTTAATCGCGTTGACTTAGAGAAAAAGATGTCATGGTCAGAACTACAGGAAGATGAATCAATATACAACTATCCCACAAAACCTTGTCCAGTGTTAGTATCAATTACGAGTACACAAAACGAAAATAATAATCTGTTACATGACAGCGTAGAAAAGAATGCGCTCGACCTTCTCACTCgtgttaaaaattcaatttcatctGTCTGTTTGAGAATTGAGATGGAGAAGTTGTTGTTTGATTTCTTCAAGCAGAGTATTTGGGAGAATACTGATATTAAAAATTCCATGAAGTGCCATCTTTGCAACGTGGCAGAGGATTGGATACGCGGGCAATCTCATGTACAAGATTTGAGTTTGCAAACACGAAAGGGAAGGGAGATATACGTTAAGGAGATGGACAAGTGTGGGAGTTGGAGAACTTTTGAAGAAGAAATACAAGGCTTGGCTATGGAACTCGAAGTTGAGTTCTCCACTAGGTTGGTCAACGAGCTCGTGGTTGACCTAACCATGtgctttttttaa
- the LOC100789097 gene encoding dehydration-responsive element-binding protein 1E: MNIFKSPLDHDLNCGGIFHDSAEASYSSETRSTPSDEEVILASARPKKRAGRRVFKETRHPVYRGVRRRNKNKWVCEMRVPNNNSRIWLGTYPTPEMAARAHDVAALALRGKSACLNFADSRWRLTVPATTNAEEIRRAAGEAAEAFAVADGDDVNIDQQQSVMATNDDEVQEPLQQEEVQDLHDLLLSIANEPLMSPPPCARDGRDWNDVDIFDDDEISLWNFSI, encoded by the coding sequence ATGAACATTTTCAAATCCCCACTGGACCATGATTTGAACTGTGGTGGAATATTCCACGACTCAGCAGAAGCATCTTATTCGTCTGAAACAAGGAGCACCCCCTCAGACGAAGAAGTGATTCTAGCGTCAGCGCGGCCAAAGAAGCGAGCGGGAAGAAGAGTCTTCAAGGAGACAAGGCACCCCGTCTACCGAGGAGTGCGTCGCAGGAACAAGAACAAGTGGGTCTGCGAGATGCGAGTCCCCAACAACAACTCACGGATTTGGCTCGGGACATACCCAACGCCCGAAATGGCCGCACGTGCGCACGACGTTGCGGCGCTCGCGCTCAGGGGAAAGTCCGCGTGCCTCAACTTCGCGGACTCCAGGTGGCGGCTGACGGTGCCGGCGACCACCAACGCGGAGGAGATACGGCGAGCGGCGGGGGAGGCTGCTGAGGCATTTGCAGTTGCAGATGGGGACGACGTTAATATTGACCAACAGCAGAGTGTGATGGCCACGAATGATGATGAAGTTCAAGAGCCTCTCCAGCAGGAGGAGGTTCAAGACTTGCATGATTTGCTTTTGAGTATTGCGAATGAGCCTTTGATGTCTCCTCCACCCTGTGCAAGAGATGGTAGGGACTGGAATGACGTGGACAtatttgatgatgatgaaatCTCACTGTGGAACTTCTCAATTTGA